DNA sequence from the Flavobacteriales bacterium genome:
AACATAATCAATATAACCTTCGTCCAAAGGCCAAGCATTTAAAGCTCCTTCAGGTCCTTTATCGTCATCAATAGGTCCTGCCCAAAAACGAAAGGCTTCAGATTGACCATAACTCTCTCTAGATTCTAACCATGCTTGTTTTGCTCCCATCATACTGCTTTCTGTTGGGTTTGAAACAAATGCTGTAATCGCTGTTTTCAACTTCATAGCATCGGCATGAGCATCTTGGTAATTTGCCAAAACGATAGATGCATAGTTCCCTGTTACATCTGTTTGATTAATTGAAGGAATTTCTACTTCATCTTTCGTACATGAAGCTACTATCAAAACTGTTGATAATACTCCTACTTTTAATACATTTTTGTAGTTCATCTAATTCTTCTTTTATTTAGACTGATTAAAGATTAGGCAAATATAATATTATCTTTATTTCAATGAATGTTTATTTTTAATTATTCTAAATAAAACAATCAACTATTTCGTAACTTCTTAAGTTAAAGCACCTAATTGCAAATTACTAGTTTGAACAATTCATTTCAGGACCTTTTATATAAATTTCATTACCTGATAATTCTTGTATGTACAATATTGGCTAATACTATAAATGGTATAACTTTGTGCAAACAAATCAGAACCATGAAAAAACAAGTCTTAACTATATTTTTGTGTATGATAAGTTTCTTTTCTTATGCACAAAAAAATCAAACAAAAAACACAATGAAACTCACTTATATTATGGATCCCCAATGTGGATGGTGCTATGGAAATAGTTCAAACATTTTAAAGCTTCAAGAAAAATTCGGTAAAGAAATTGAATTTGAAATTTTAGTAGGTGGAATGTGGCTAGGACAGGATGCACCCAAAGGCGGAGCAGAATTGAGCAGTTTTCTTAAAAATCATGCTCCCAGAATGTCACAAACGACGGGTGCAGAAGTATCCGAAGCTTATTATCAACTTGCCTTAGATTCTAGTTATTCTTTTAGTAGCTTAGAACCATCGGCTGCTTTAGTACTTTTTCTAGAACTTTATCCTAATAGAGTTTTTGAGTTTTCTCATAATATTCAAAAAGCATTATTTGTTCTCGGAAAACGTTTAGATCAAAAAGAAACCTACCAAGAAATTCTCCTGTCTATGGATATAGATTTCAAGGAATTTGAAAAAAAATGGATGACAGCAACTAATATTTCGGCTGCCAAGAAAATTTTCAACCAAGCCTCAAGTAAAGCTAGTGGATTTCCTACTGTACTTCTCAATAATCAACTACTCGTAGAAGGCTATTTTGATTATCATCAGGTAGAAAAAATCCTTGAACAGAAACTCTAAAAAAAAAAAATCTAAGGATTATTGAATCTTTTGATTTTTTAGTTTTAGATAATTAAAGTTTTTTATAAATACCTAGAGATAAAGCAGCTTTTTTGGGAACATTATTTCCTGAAAAAGCTCCTCCAAAACTTCCCACAAAACCAAGATTTGATTTTGTTTCATAAAGAACTTTTAGACCCCAACCAGAAAATGATTGGTCGTTTACATAGAGTGAAGAAAGTAGTTCATCCATGGTATGAGCACGATCACCATTTTTGAGAGAGACTAGACCGTCTAGAAACAGAATCAACCACACATTTTTAATTTTCCTTCCATATTCCCCACCTATTTTCACGTGAGAACTATAGTCGTTTGTTCTATAAATCATACCTGCAAATCCTTGTGCAAACCATTTAGAGTGCCCTTTACCGATAATCCCTAAAGCCGAGAATGCATGAGAATCATATCCTGTACGTAATCCTAAATTCCCCGTGCTATTCATATTGGAGCTATATTCTAATTGTCCACTAAACAAAAAATTCTTTTGATAGAAATTATGCTTGATTCCAATACTTGCATTTCCTAGGCTTGAAAGGTTTTCTTCTAAATCATTATTTTGATCCTTGAGAGAAACCATTTTAAAAGGAACACCAATTAAAAGTGTTATTTTATCCGTAATTCCATACTCACCATAGAGCTGTATGGTTTGATCAGAATAGGTTCTAGTAGTGGCTATTTCTTCAGATAAACCAAAGATTTTGTCATAATTATTGATAAAAGAGTATGATAAATTTATAAAGGCTTTATTCTTTTTCTGAGTCCAAGGACTCTGGGCAAAAACAGATACTGAAATAAAAAATAGAATCAATATAGCAATAGACTTTTTCATACTAAAATTTTAAATGGTTTATTCAAATATACCTTTTTCAAACCAAAAAACACTAGGCTTCTTTAAAATAGGTGGGTAACTGTTTTGGGGTTGTTTTTTTTTGGGGGTGGATTATTCGTCTTTTTTAACAGTTTTCATTAATTCCGTTAAGGTAACTGTAAATGGAAAAGCAGATGCTCGACCCGAACTGTAATTTTTCAATTCCTTAAAGTTCCATGTAACAGCTTCAAACTCTTCAGCAATAACTTTTTCAATTTCTATCACTAAATAATAATCTTGAGACGGATTAGGATATCCTTTTTTAATTAGATCTTCTTTTGAATAAACCCTAGGTCCCCTACTTGTAATTTTCCATAAATCTCCAGATGAATTTTCTTTGTGTGTGTGAAGTAGTAAATAGCTAGAAGAAACTGTCTCTTTATCTAAAATTAATGAACCGTTACCGGAACCCATCCTAAAATTATATTTTCCTTTCTTTATCCAATCATATTGCTTCTTAGTATTATAAAATCCAACTAAAACATAAGTTTCGTCTGGTATTAATTTTTGACTATTAACATATTCAGGAATTGGCTCATTTATGATATTCGGATTTTCATTTTCATGTATATCATATGACTTTGCAGCAATATTTTCTCGTTGAGAGGCTTGATTTAAAAAATGATTTAAAACTTCTTTTAAAAATCGTTCTAAGTATTTTGTTTCATTAGATTTTTCAGAAGGTTTTACAGAAAAAGCTCCTAGCCCAGGAAGAATTTCATGAAAACCTTTTAACTCTTTATTTGTATCTCCAGGATAGAGAACATAAGCTCCACTGGTTCTTCTAATAGCATCTTTATATGCATGCATTTTTAATAAATCTGCATTTTTATAAATTCCTTTTAGATTCTGTTTCTTCTCATCATTCAGTTGTTCATCATCTTTTTCTCCTTCAATTATTTGATGAATATTAGCTACTTTGTATTTTGCATCAAAATGAATATGTACAATTTGTTCTTTTGCTTCTGCTTCTTTTTCATTTAAAAAAGTAGGCCAAATAGATAAAGTGTAATCTGGTCTTAATGTAGTGGTCCAACTTCCCGATTTTGATAATTCTTTATTGGATGAAAAACTTCTGTTGTAGTTAAATCTAATGTTTAAATCTCTATGAGCTTTTGTGTAAACACCTTTGATGGCTGTAATTTTCCCTTGCTTTAATTGTAGGTTTAGATTGTTTGAATTAGAAGTAATTAATTTGTCTAATTCTTTAGCTTCTATTTCAAAAATAGATTGAATTACGTCTAACAATTTAAAGAATAACCAATATTCATAAAGTGTTGCAATATCTTTTTTACCTCCTTCATAAATATCTTCACCACCATCCCAAATTAGTTTTGCTGCCAAATCAAACTTTAGCCATACTTTTAATACTTCTCTATAGCCTTCTTTTTTTTGTAAAGTAGGGCTGTTTAATTTCAAAGTACTTGGTCTAGAAACTTCTTTAAATAAATAGTGTTGTAAATGATTCTCTAAAATTTCAACTAAGGAATTTGCTTCTTCCTGAAGTCGTTCACCTGCATTAGGATGATTAGCTATGTCAAAACAAAACTTAGCAAAAGTCTCTAAAGCATGTTTTATAAATCTGTTTTCTGAGGTATCTACACTTTCTGTTTTTCTACTACTGTTTATTTTGGTTGCAATAGAAGTCAATTGCGAAGAGTATAGAGGATGATTAACCGAAAGTTTTGTTCTGTTATTCCCGTGTATTAATTGTTTTATTTCTTTGTTCTTAAAACGCTTTAAACTTCTAACATCCTTTATTTCTAGTTCTTCTTTCCATTTTGTGGTTGGAGAACTAATGATTCGATGAATGGCTTCTTCAAATTCTTCGGAATTGATGATTGATTTAACAAATACAAATCGCTGATATAAAGTTTTGTTATCTGT
Encoded proteins:
- a CDS encoding DsbA family protein; the encoded protein is MKLTYIMDPQCGWCYGNSSNILKLQEKFGKEIEFEILVGGMWLGQDAPKGGAELSSFLKNHAPRMSQTTGAEVSEAYYQLALDSSYSFSSLEPSAALVLFLELYPNRVFEFSHNIQKALFVLGKRLDQKETYQEILLSMDIDFKEFEKKWMTATNISAAKKIFNQASSKASGFPTVLLNNQLLVEGYFDYHQVEKILEQKL
- a CDS encoding DUF2357 domain-containing protein — encoded protein: MVEDKYIAYNLSCIQEDLFLNIDAKKESDIFIDKDRFYENEPQNQIKEGCFYDYSFTDPNFRLVCRNHKSIVKSRTRKGQQHIGTISPNIYVGTLSLEVYHIDTPENKHEIKLEVQSTKTSYRKDYQYMLNSITEKCTDLVLQANAPVSHSFETDFETDNKTLYQRFVFVKSIINSEEFEEAIHRIISSPTTKWKEELEIKDVRSLKRFKNKEIKQLIHGNNRTKLSVNHPLYSSQLTSIATKINSSRKTESVDTSENRFIKHALETFAKFCFDIANHPNAGERLQEEANSLVEILENHLQHYLFKEVSRPSTLKLNSPTLQKKEGYREVLKVWLKFDLAAKLIWDGGEDIYEGGKKDIATLYEYWLFFKLLDVIQSIFEIEAKELDKLITSNSNNLNLQLKQGKITAIKGVYTKAHRDLNIRFNYNRSFSSNKELSKSGSWTTTLRPDYTLSIWPTFLNEKEAEAKEQIVHIHFDAKYKVANIHQIIEGEKDDEQLNDEKKQNLKGIYKNADLLKMHAYKDAIRRTSGAYVLYPGDTNKELKGFHEILPGLGAFSVKPSEKSNETKYLERFLKEVLNHFLNQASQRENIAAKSYDIHENENPNIINEPIPEYVNSQKLIPDETYVLVGFYNTKKQYDWIKKGKYNFRMGSGNGSLILDKETVSSSYLLLHTHKENSSGDLWKITSRGPRVYSKEDLIKKGYPNPSQDYYLVIEIEKVIAEEFEAVTWNFKELKNYSSGRASAFPFTVTLTELMKTVKKDE